The DNA segment AGCAATGAGATAGGCTCTACATATATTACATTTCCTACATGAATACTGCTTTAATCTGATTGAAATCTGATAGAACCTCGGGAAAAACCTCACTACAAAAGCCAGCTGCTTGTTGGAGAGCCCAAGGCCTTGTAAACCCCAAATTAGAATCCCACACTTCCTAATAATATCCTCCTGTGTGAATTCTCATTCTGCATTCGATCTTGCATAAAGCTATTATCAGCCAGTGAAATCCTTTTGTTGTAGCTCCTTTTACAGCCTAGGGTTCTTATTTGATGAATGTAATATTGTATTACgcaactttttttcttttaatcttcTTGGGAGCTAAGCAATTAGCTTTGTTTCAGTTGGGTGAGTCAAATAACAAACAAGGTGGTACTTCTGGGAAGAATGACTTGACTAGTAAAGTTACCAAGTCCAGTAAAGAGGTGCTAGATGATCCCATTGATACTGAGAGGAGGGAAAAAGTAAAAGAAGCAATGCTTCATGCTTGGGGATCTTATGAGAAGTATGCATGGGGCCAAGATGAACTTCAGGTATGGTGATTCTCTATTATGAACAAATCAATCTTTCACTCTTTATTTCAAGATAGTTCATGTAGGTATTTCCACTGTGGGTTCTTTCAATATGCCTAAAGTTTCTGTTGCAAGGCTTCAAGTTCAGTTTCTTTCCCTAGATGTAAATATTATGGAGGTCTTGCCATATCAGGCTTTAGTTCTCTTGTATTTTTGCTTCAGTTCTAAAACATTTAACAGTTTAGGATTGATGCGAAAGAAAATAAGGATTATGCATTTATGCCTCGAAGCCATTAGTCAGCAAATAGGTGGCTCACTTTTGCTTTCATTGCATAACCATCtaaaatataactattttacATTCtctaaatttacattttttgagattttttttttgtgctaCTAGCCGCAATCAAAGAGTGGTGTCAATAGCTTTGGAGGTCTTGGAGCAACATTAATAGATTCTCTTGATACACTGTATATTATGGGTCTCAATAAGCAGTTTCAGAAGGCGCGAGAGTGAGTGCAACTTGTGACTCTACACTATGAACTCATAATCTTGTTTTTGTTGCTTCACTCATATCTCTTTCTATATGTTTGGAATTAATAGTAGGGAGGTTTCCAAAGTTATATTTGGATAGGATACTTGCATGTTGAGTAGAAAATTCAGTTTAATGCTCTGCCTAGGGCAACTACGTGCTCATATAGTTCAACTCTGATACGTATTTATTGGCCCTACTCACTATtcatttctgttttttttttctgaatggGGGCATAGTagtcatttatatttattttagtggCTTGCTATATTCATTTGTTTAATGTTTTATTGAAATACTCTTGGTTATGCTTTGTTGTATTCCTTGTCATAATAAGAAATTGCTCTGACAGTTGGGTTGCAAACACTTTGGATTTTAACAAGGATTATGAAGCAAGTGTTTTTGAGACAACCATAAGGTTACTTTATAAGGTTTACTTTGCAGTTGAAGTTCCTTCCTCAtctacaaaattatattttttaactcaGTGTTAcacaactaatatttttttaatacttttcttTGTTGGTCTATTTCCACCAAAATCCAGAGTCGTAGGTGGTCTTCTTAGTGCATATGATCTTTCAGGCGACAAAGTTTTCCTTGACAAAGCTAGAGAAATTGCAGACAGATTACTGCCTGCATGGAATACGCCTACAGGAATTCCTTACAACATCATTAATTTGTCACATGGACgagcacacaaccctagttGGACTGGGGTAAATTTTAGAATTCTTTTTATGCATTTCAGTCTTACTGCACACCAGGAGATTTGGAATACTACTTCAATGGATTGTAGTCCTTGATTTTAACTAACTGGAATTGTTTTTacaatttacatttttattatccTTAGGGGGCGTTTGgttaaaggatttttttttcatccccAAGAATCATGATTCCTGGGAATAATTCATCGGAAATTATGATTCCTAGAAATGATTAAACTTTGTTTGGTTGGGAAAAAATATTACTGgaaatatttaagttttttcaaaattatgacataatgttatttttatcaaaatcttTTATTTGTTACTAcatcaaataatttaataataagagtaacatgatattttttagtaaattttttgtttttacttgGGAAAGTTAGTTTCTCACCTTCTCCCATGGGAATGCTTTCGTGAGAAACTTGGCTAAAATCCATTCTCCATAAACTGTCTCCTGGAAAtgttattttatgaaaaagtaAACCAAATGTGGGAAACATACTTTCCCAACTTCATACTCTCgggaaactaaaaaaaattcttttaccAAACACCCCTTTTTAGAGTCAGAGATGTGACTTTAATGGGTTATATAATCTTTGGTCGTAATTTTTAAGCTTTGATATTGTAgttataagttatttttttttatgtttctgcTTCATATCAGTTTTCAAGCAATTAATGAAAATAGGTCTCTTATTCAAGGCAATTTTGGATGAGCTTTTAATggaaaataaattcattttataagTGCTTCTTATACAAGCCCCTTTTTCTTAGGAGCTCTTTTTATTCAAGGCACATTTCTAGCTTTGATGTAGTGCTCAAGAagtttcttttttgtttttgagaAGCCTCTCCTTTCAAAATTAGCTTTAGCTAGATCTTTTTTCAAGGAATCATGAAATTGTATATTACAGTCTTATAATTTGGGTTTGAGCCTAACTCAACCATACAAAACCTACTTCTAAGGTTAAGGTTGTctctacttatatattatttttttgtcatatTGTAGACAATGTGTGATCTTGAACACACCCCTCTCATGCCCTTAACTGGACTCTCAAGTGTGAAGTTAATATGACTTGACATCTTCTAGTGTTCCCTTGATAAAAAACCCATTGTGAGTGTGTCAACAGGTCCAACAACTCATGGTAGGATAGATTCTGATAGTATTTTAGAATTTGAGTTTGGACCTATCTCAACCATACAAAAATACTTCCTAAGGTGACTGTCGTCTCCTgctaatatattatattttgaccAGATCTCTAGATGATGTAGGATTTCcaactaataaaaatttaaggCACTCCTTTATGATCTTTTTGGCTGAGTATTGGTGATGAAATTGCTATCTTATTGTAGAAAAGCAGTATTTCATCTAAGGATTCTGTATTTAGAGGCATGAATTTTTGGCTACTTGATAATGCAAGTAGCATTGACAGCCTCATCAAAGTCTCTAATTCCTtttggtttatattttgttaaggGTGAGAGTATCCTGGCAGATTCTGGCACGGAACAACTGGAATTCATTGCTCTATCTCAAAGGACTGGAGACCCAAAGTATCAGCAGAAGGTTTTTAACTCTCATTCTATATGTTCTATTTTTTATGGAACGATTGGAGTGATGGGTTTACATTTATGTTGGTTCAAAACAGATATAATTACAGGCATACATTGCAGTGGTGGTAGCCTTTAAGTGTTAAAATATGCTTGTACCACTACTACTAGACTTATTTGTACTTGGTTGGAGCTATTTTAGCTATAGTCAGTTACTAGCTTATGCCAGTATGCCTTTCATTTGTATATAGCATGTGCAAGTCATTTTTCTAGAAGTGCACTGATTGGTTTGCACCATGCTTTTTCAGGTGGAAAACGTAATATCCCAGCTAAATAAAACATTTCCTGGTGATGGATTACTTCCCATCTACATTAATCCTCATAGTGGGGCAGCAGGCTACTCTCCTATCACATTTGGTGCCATGGGTGATAGGtattaatacaatttttagCAACCATATTTTGTGTGAGAAGATCATAGAAAACTTCTGAATTTATTAATACGATCTGGATTTTGCtaaattctaataattttatCTGTGCTTGTTAATTTGGTCTGTTGGTGATTGACACAATTTTATTGCAGTTTTTATGAGTACTTGCTCAAAGTTTGGATACAAGGGAATAAGACTTCGGTCGTAAAACATTATAGGTGAGAATAATGCATCAAGATTATCACGTTTTCTGCCCTTTGGGTTGATATGTTAATTGATGAATTCATAATTGAATCCATGTCATTTTAATAGACAGTATAAGGtaaaatctaattttatttCCTTGGACTGATGAGAGAATTTTTATGCTAATCTTTAGAATTTAATGGCTAAatcatttcaatttttctttcacatAAATATTGTATAAGTGTAAGTATTCTTTAACACCTTTTCTCATTCATCTCTTTCGGGAATCATGAAAGCAGAGATATGTGGGAGAAATCAATGAAAGGTCTGTTAAGTTTGATtaggagatccacaccatcttCTTTTGCTTACATATGTGAGAAGAATGGAGGATCTCTCACAGACAAAGTATGATATCACACTTACAGTACTTATATTGTCATGTTTAGTATTTGCCATACGATCTTCTGGTTTTGGTATAATTTCTCATTCATCTGAGTACCTGCAGATGGATGAACTGGCATGCTTTGCTCCAGGAATGATTGCATTGGGATCATTTGGTTACACTACTGCTGATGAGTCACAGAAGTTTCTGTCACTTGCAGAAGAGGTATATTTTGATAGCCTATTTTATGTGCTTGTTCTGTTGACCGACTGAGTTTTGGTCTTGATCTGTCAACTTACATATGGTTTTCACACCTATACAagcttaataatttttttctgctTAGGATTTGCTAAGCTGATACCAGAACAGCTGCTTGGAATCAAATCACGATGTTAtcaatttcatttatatattatgcaTGCATTTTCAAAACCTCTTTTATAATGTTGAGAGGGGTGGATGTTTCTATCTATTCTTCCTTTTAGGAAACCCGTTTTGCCTTTCTTTTTGCAAGGAGTTTATCATTggtttaaaacagaaaatgcgCTGAGCTATAACTAAGAATTTTTTTGTCATTCAAATAATTATAGATTGTGAGTGGAAGTAGTGGCTGTGTGTGATGTTTTAATATGTGAGATGGACCTATATGGAATCACACTCTGCATTGCTTCTTCAGTGCATGTGGGTATTTTATTCTGCAATGATATCAATATTATGAGGTAATCACTGATGGTATGTACCTTTCTTTGAAGCTTGCTTGGACATGTTATAACTTCTACCAATCAACTCCAACGAAATTGGCTGGAGAGAACTATTTCTTTCATTCTGGGCAGGTTAGTTATTAGCTTATTCGTGCcatgaaatttgaaatttgtgtgatctgaaatttaattttgaatttaaaggACATGAATGTGGGCACATCATGGAACATACTGAGGCCAGAGACAGTTGAGTCCCTCTTTTACCTTTGGCGTCTAACTGGCAACAAAACATACCAAGAATGGGGTTGGAATATATTTCAAGCTTTTGAGAAGAACTCCCGCGTAGAGTCAGGCTATGTTGGACTGAAGGATGTAAGCACACCTCTATTTCACATCTAATTATGTGTTTTTGTATTGAGTACGTACGTTCTACCAAAAGTTAGAATTCTTTGTTCTGGTTCATTATTGAAAGCATTTATTGAACTAAGCACTTTGATAAATGAGATAGAGGCATTCTATGTGTTTTTTCTCAATTGAATGCTTAACTTATTTTCATAGGCAATAGGTGTTGAAAATTATGTTGTTTTTAGGTTTTTGCAGTTATAGGGTTCTGTTTGGACAAATCTCTCCATAAACACTTCAAAGAGAGAAaattaggaagaaaaacaatgaaaagattttctgtataaactaaaattaactgatgtccaatttaaaaataagaatttagaACATTTTCATGAGAACTTTTACAAATTATCTTGTGCataaactaaaacaaaactaattttagtttatgaagAAACTCATTTAATATGTTTCTTCTTAAGGTCTGTTTAGATAAACTTCTCCATAAGACCttctaagagagaaaaataagaagaaaatgaaatgaGTTTGTGTAgaagttaaaattagtttatgcatAAGCTAATTGTAGAAGCTTATTCttttgacttccctaaatttttaactttgcataagttaattttaacttgtaaagaattttacttatttatttgttcttattttttctgTTCTAGCATTCTTGGCTTTGTTGGCATGGTTCATTGCTTCTTAAACTACTGGTTTCTGCCAATTTTCTTCCTTGCTTCCTTTGATGTTTGTCTAATGCTTGACAACCATTTAATATCCGTGGCAACTATTTTGCTCACTCATTTAGTATCACTTGTTCAAATTTCTCAGGTTAATAGTGGAGTCAAAGACAACATGATGCAAAGCTTCTTTCTTGCGGAGACCCTGAAGTATTTTTATCTTCTCTTCTCTCCTTCTTCAGTCATCCCATTAGATGAATGGGTATTCAACACAGAAGCCCACCCTCTGAGGATTGTGTCCAGAAATGAAGGGGAACATGATAAGAATTCAAATGAAAAGCAAAAACCTTTTTATAGAATAGGTGGCAGGAAAGAAGGTCGATCAGGTTAGAATCCATTCTTCTCTAATCATTGCTGATTGAACCCCTTTCACCAACATTGGAGAACAGCTGTTTGTTCTATTAAGGGGGCTTGTAAGATGTCAGAATTTTCTCATTTGGAGGAGTAATAAGGGGTTCATTCAGCCACAAAACGCTATCTAATGTAGGAAAAATAGTTCTTCATTGAAGTTCTAAAAATGGGTTTATTCAAGGTGAAACTGAACTTTGATCGATGAATAACCCTTTTGAAATTCACGGCTAGGAGCTTGTTGccctttattttttgttatagtTTTCTGGAAAATGAGGCAATATATCTACGAATACAAGATAATCCATCtctgtttacatttttctttgttGTGCATCACTTGTTACTACATTTACTGAATCTTATGAAGCAGAAGATAGTTACACTTCTTTTGTTATGGGTCTCTGTCTTCAACCATTCTCTGGTTTTTTCTTGTTCTGCTGGATCAGTTTTCTTATTGGATTCATGATTTACCTATGGATATGCACACTACTTTGATTAGATCGAGGAACCAAAACAAAATGTTGATATAAATGATATAGTTGCGAGTgagttatataatttttaggtgaaatttaaaaaatttaacatgtttttattacaataaaatagTTGTGgactttgttattttatttattttacttcaaCTGCATAATAACTATAATTAATTAAGAATTAGATTCAAATTTTAGACATATTTGAAAACAGCTGagaattaaaaatgttttaaaatattaaaattagaaaaaagagaagaaagtaCCATAGTTTGAAATAATTCGATACATATAAAATGGTTTCTTGTTTCACTCTATTGTTCTTATTTGCTTTCTCAAATATTAGTTTTAAGTTTATAATATAGATTTTGGAATATtacaaaatgaaattattttgagaTTATTTTTTCTGAATTGCACAAAATAGAAATGCAaggacatatatatatattcttgatTTAAAGTGAGCAGTTTATGATgcgttttaatttaaatataatttgaatgtatttttactttaatttgcttattttttagaagtataatttaagattttgagCAAAGTTTTTAAGTGAatagaaaaatgttttaaaacttGAGCTTAACCAAAGCCTGAAAAAGTAAAACTTATAAACAATTACAATAATTGTATTTTGTATGTGACTTAAGTTCTCTTGTTAGAAAAATTTCCATGCGACACAACCTAATGTTATGTTGGAATTTGGAGTTTATCATTGTCATTTTAGTTCTTAAATTTAGCTATTACTTTTATATTAATTCCaaaagtaattaatatttttttgaaagaccttgaaatttgaaaatgttttattggatagaaaattttaagagaataattattattttaaaaaaaatgaattgattTATGACTATGctgttttgataaaaaaaaagttcaacaaaattaatattttagaatattatCAGAGTAACTGAACTATTTaaaattagataattttaagttttatttaaaaattataatttgaatcaaatttatgttttttctcGTTAACAATTGAGACATAATCGATTTGATTAAGATTAAAACATTGTCAATTGACAATTTTTCAATTGGAGTTGATTAGAGTTTTTTTTActgatattaataaaatttattttataatctaaTTTTCTTTATAGATCACTATTATTTATTGTTCGATATCAATTGAAATTTtctcaaataataatattaagagagctattattttttatgtgaattattttttttttcatttaattttgttGTAATTACTTTTTGTTGATGTCAAAAACATTTTATCATTACGGaaaatgtttagtttttattagtaGTTTGATagaattatttttcatatattcaCCAAAAACACTTTCAACTAACCTTAATAgaagaaaatgacaaaaaattcTCAATcattaacattataaaaataactttaatggAAAGTCGACTATAAcaaattatcaatatttttttttttaatttttttaatttttaataatgatttaatatttaaataattttgtatattttatatactttATCTAAATGAAAAGCTAAAATTTTAATGTTcatttattcaaaaaaaataatttcaaacaaatgtatttatatattttaaaaggtATGAATTTTTGTGTGAAAATACAGTTAAACtaaattcataataataatatttttttcagacAAATAATTACTTGAACGATGTCAAAGTTTCATATAAAGATTTCTAACATAAGAGTTTTTATCTAACTGAATTTAACTATACACAAAATTACacaatttttgaattttcatgTCCTAGATGATAATCTACTACATTTTTTCAGAATCAAAGTTACTTTTTACCCGAAGTGAAAAACCTTTCTCCAAAAAAGTTGTTAAGAACAAAAGATTGATTTGCGTTGGGTGTGATGGTGCGTGCGTTTCAGAGTTGCAGTGGTTGAAGatagagagaagaagaagagctATAATTGGCAGAAAATCACTTTCgttccttcttcttctccttcacctCATTGTGCtatttcacttctcatttcacACGCAACGACACTGAATAGTGATAGAGTCGCTTAAAGCCCTAGTTTCGTTTCGTTTTCATTTTGCCATAACATAGTTTCGCAATTCGATCATTCGTTCACTGCCACTAACGCTGGGTTCCGTCAATCGTTTTGAATTAATGCGAACATCCTACAATCTCCTTCGCTCCCGCTTCCGCCGTTGCCACTACCACGCCGCCGCCTACCGCTCCCTCTCCGTCGTATTCGTGAAACCGGACCACCGCCCGCCGCCTATTGTTCCTTCGTTTCCGCATCCTTCGAAACCGAAACAGTTTCTTCTTGTCGCCTTCAATGCTCATCGCAGTATGTTCACTTCTGTTTTTTATAGTTTCGTTGTCTCATCTTACATGGATTCATTCGTTCGTTCACGTCTTTCTGGTTTTCTAGGTTTCTTCACCAGAGCTAAGCCAGCTCAGAACATCGAATTCAACGATCGCCACAGGTTCTTTtggtttatttaattttttttaatttcatttaatttgtCACGACAATGCTTCCCTAATTTGGCTGCACTTGATTCTGTTCGTTGTGTGTTACTGTAGTCAGCGAGCTGTTAAAACTGCATTGTGGTGTAACTTTCTTGTTTTTTCACTCAAGTTTGGAGTGTGGTTAACTTCCTCTAGTCATGTTATGTTAGCTGAAGTCGTCCACTCAGTTGCCGATTTTGCAAACCAGGTATATTTTATGTTGTCTTGTCAACTTAATTTTAGCTTATTAGTCTATATGGGAAAAaattgttagatttttttttcttcatatggAGAAACCTATTGAAGCAAGGCCTGGGGAGTTCACATTGGACTGTGTGATGCTTAAACAAACGACAATCTGATATATGCTCAATAACTTATTTTGTAGGCGCTACTGGCTTATGGACTAAGTAGCTCAAGACGTGCACCAGATGCTATTCATCCGTGAGTTAAATAGTTTTGTTGATTTTATTTGTCGCCACTGGCTAccaatttgtttgttttgtactCAATATGGAGATTATTTCTGATATTGAATATACATTGCCTTCGCATGCTCTCTGATTCAGGAACTATTGTTTATGTAAGGAATGAAATATGAATTTGTGATTATTGGTTAGCAGTTGAATATGATTTCTGTGAATAGTGCTTCAATCACTAATTGTGCAAAATCTTACTAGACTCaaaatatgataataatttatttttccgTTCATTTGTATTTCATGGGCATGGATTTGGAATTTTATCGTTGTGTTAAATGGATGCTTGTGTCTTCTATTTCTGTAGTTATGGCTATTCCAAGGAAAGATTTGTTTGGTCCTTGATATCTGCTGTTGGGATATTTTGTCTTGGTTCTGGTGCCACCGTTGTAAATGGAGTTCAGAACTTGTGGATTGCACAGGTATTTATCCAAATTggatatttgaaataaaaaatttaacttctTTCATCGGATTTTTTTGTCAGTTTGCTTGTTTTATTCTTGTGTGAATTTTCTCTTATTTAAGTTATTGACTTTTGAGACTTTCTTTTTCAGCCCCCTGAGAATATGCATCATGCAGCTTTGGTTATATGTGGTTCATTTGTCATTGAAGGTACTGCTGTCTGCAATTAAATCTGGGTGCAATCTATTCTCCTTTGTCTATTTCAGTCCTTTCCTTTTTCAATGGGCATTTTCTGTTAGGTGCTTCTCTTGTCGTTGCCATACAAGCTGTTAAGAAAGGTGCAGCTGCAGAGGGAATGAAATTAAGAGACTATATTTGGCGTGGCCATGATCCTACATCTGTTGCTGTGATGACAGAGGTGATAACTTGTTGCACTTGCTCATCTTTAGTTCCCAAACATGTTCCGGTGTACTTCGTTTAAACAAGAATGGCTGATGGATCTTTCTTAAAGGGGAGGAGGGGGCTCATTTTAGAAATAAGATTTCTGGATAGATTGCATTACTTTTTTGCTTTACATATTTGGCTGCATTTGTGCTCAGAAGTAGCTATTTGAAGGTTGGTATGTTTTTTGTAGTTATTTATTCAATCTTCAACTTTTATGCTGCCCAAGGGCCATGTTAAAGAGTATGTATTTTTGTTGTcattttgcataaaaaaaagaaacaggGAGGAGTGACTTAAAGCTTGTATTGCTGAGAGGAGTTGCATATTTCTCTCTTTAATGAACTTTGGAACACGgatttatatttagtttttaaaccTCTCTTTTAACAAATTGAAATTTTGTCTGGTTTTTCATACTCATATGGTAGCAAAATATGCAGGATGGTGCTGCAGTCGCTGGCCTTTTAATTGCTGGGGCATCATTGGTTGCGGTGAATGTTACTGGAAATGCCATCTATGATCCTATAGGTTCCATTGTAGTTGGCAACTTACTTGGAATGGTAAAAAGGGCTCAGAAGTCAGCAAAAATTCCCCAGGCATTTGGAGTGGTatctatttaattttaattccatGCTGAATTAACCATGCAGGTAGCCATATTTCTTATCCAGAGAAACCGACATGCTTTGATTGGTAGAGCTATGGATGACCATGATATGGAGAAAGTACTTCAATTTTTGAAAAACGACCCGGTACAAGCTTTTTGCTAGTTTCAATTGGAATCACATAATAACTTTATAGCATTCATTTGACTAAGTTAACTTTTGTGCTTCAGGTAGTAGACTCCCTCTATGATTGCAAAAGTGAAGTTATTGGACCTGGATTCTTCAGATTTAAGGCGGAAATAGGTTACCTTTCTGAACTTTGTTACTACTTTTAATGTGGTTTAGGTTGTGGATATAATTCTTGTGTAAAAAAAAGGGTTGTGGGATATAATTCTAAAAAACCTATATTTAAAATATGGCccatttgtttgttttttgtaAAATGAAAAGGCACTTTTTTAATTGaatgatattattatatttatttaaattttcaaagaaAGTTTACCATGCATGGTCTCGGCAGCTATTGACATGAAGGCTATGTTTGGATGAATGGAATGGAGGGAAATGAAATATAGTGGCAATATGTTCCTTTGTTTGGGTTGGTAAAATGACAATGGGATACAATAGAAATTATTGTGAACTTAATTCCATTGTTtaccctttcttttctttctttataatttGGGAGGAAGGAGATGGAAT comes from the Phaseolus vulgaris cultivar G19833 chromosome 8, P. vulgaris v2.0, whole genome shotgun sequence genome and includes:
- the LOC137823519 gene encoding mannosyl-oligosaccharide 1,2-alpha-mannosidase MNS1 isoform X1 → MARGSRSVTSTNWRYCHPSYYLKRPKRLALLFIGFVCVSFVVWDRQTLVREHQVEVSELRKEVTDLKNMLGESNNKQGGTSGKNDLTSKVTKSSKEVLDDPIDTERREKVKEAMLHAWGSYEKYAWGQDELQPQSKSGVNSFGGLGATLIDSLDTLYIMGLNKQFQKARDWVANTLDFNKDYEASVFETTIRLLYKVYFAVEVPSSSTKLYFLTQCYTTNIFLILFFVGLFPPKSRVVGGLLSAYDLSGDKVFLDKAREIADRLLPAWNTPTGIPYNIINLSHGRAHNPSWTGGESILADSGTEQLEFIALSQRTGDPKYQQKVENVISQLNKTFPGDGLLPIYINPHSGAAGYSPITFGAMGDSFYEYLLKVWIQGNKTSVVKHYRDMWEKSMKGLLSLIRRSTPSSFAYICEKNGGSLTDKMDELACFAPGMIALGSFGYTTADESQKFLSLAEELAWTCYNFYQSTPTKLAGENYFFHSGQDMNVGTSWNILRPETVESLFYLWRLTGNKTYQEWGWNIFQAFEKNSRVESGYVGLKDVNSGVKDNMMQSFFLAETLKYFYLLFSPSSVIPLDEWVFNTEAHPLRIVSRNEGEHDKNSNEKQKPFYRIGGRKEGRSG
- the LOC137823519 gene encoding mannosyl-oligosaccharide 1,2-alpha-mannosidase MNS1 isoform X2, translated to MARGSRSVTSTNWRYCHPSYYLKRPKRLALLFIGFVCVSFVVWDRQTLVREHQVEVSELRKEVTDLKNMLGESNNKQGGTSGKNDLTSKVTKSSKEVLDDPIDTERREKVKEAMLHAWGSYEKYAWGQDELQPQSKSGVNSFGGLGATLIDSLDTLYIMGLNKQFQKARDWVANTLDFNKDYEASVFETTIRVVGGLLSAYDLSGDKVFLDKAREIADRLLPAWNTPTGIPYNIINLSHGRAHNPSWTGGESILADSGTEQLEFIALSQRTGDPKYQQKVENVISQLNKTFPGDGLLPIYINPHSGAAGYSPITFGAMGDSFYEYLLKVWIQGNKTSVVKHYRDMWEKSMKGLLSLIRRSTPSSFAYICEKNGGSLTDKMDELACFAPGMIALGSFGYTTADESQKFLSLAEELAWTCYNFYQSTPTKLAGENYFFHSGQDMNVGTSWNILRPETVESLFYLWRLTGNKTYQEWGWNIFQAFEKNSRVESGYVGLKDVNSGVKDNMMQSFFLAETLKYFYLLFSPSSVIPLDEWVFNTEAHPLRIVSRNEGEHDKNSNEKQKPFYRIGGRKEGRSG
- the LOC137826349 gene encoding metal tolerance protein C4 → MRTSYNLLRSRFRRCHYHAAAYRSLSVVFVKPDHRPPPIVPSFPHPSKPKQFLLVAFNAHRSFFTRAKPAQNIEFNDRHSQRAVKTALWCNFLVFSLKFGVWLTSSSHVMLAEVVHSVADFANQALLAYGLSSSRRAPDAIHPYGYSKERFVWSLISAVGIFCLGSGATVVNGVQNLWIAQPPENMHHAALVICGSFVIEGASLVVAIQAVKKGAAAEGMKLRDYIWRGHDPTSVAVMTEDGAAVAGLLIAGASLVAVNVTGNAIYDPIGSIVVGNLLGMVAIFLIQRNRHALIGRAMDDHDMEKVLQFLKNDPVVDSLYDCKSEVIGPGFFRFKAEIDFNGEMVVQNYLKRTGRGEWARQFREATKKKDDTALMNIMSNYGEEVVTALGSEVDRLEKEIQNLVPGIRHVDIEAHNPPTEIQ